From Desulfomonilaceae bacterium, a single genomic window includes:
- the mnmE gene encoding tRNA uridine-5-carboxymethylaminomethyl(34) synthesis GTPase MnmE: protein MTDSFQYESDTIAASATPPGYSGIGVIRLSGPDAVRIISDIFVPLNPVDTVFPERKAVYGRLVSYKTDLANSLTIDDGLATVMRGPNSYTGEDTVEISLHGGPVIMNEALTTILRCGARLAGRGEFTRRAFLNGKLDLVQAEAVIDLIMASNPSSVEEARGRLDRKLSAEILEIIVDLTDLVAEIEAGIDFAEDVEFEFPTPGPVLKRVRDKMLRLIESGVAGRRRSEGIRVAIVGKPNVGKSTLFNSLINEDRMIATPFPGTTRDAVSENIIIDGLLFEICDTAGLRDNPDPIESEGIRRALSWMEKADILLMVIDAGAAIDKDDLSVFESCKDSPRILVLNKTDLPNVLIDLDRLPHSWPAPLKISAKTGRGIENLKKVLHERATEIMSSSGHSTALRLNQRSLLLVDSALRKIDPVLESLSSGNSPVPEILSLELAGILRDLREITGECVDEAVLDRIFERFCVGK from the coding sequence ATGACTGACTCTTTTCAATATGAATCCGACACTATAGCAGCGTCAGCGACCCCGCCGGGGTATTCCGGCATAGGGGTGATAAGGCTAAGCGGTCCTGACGCGGTCCGAATCATATCTGACATCTTTGTGCCCCTGAATCCTGTCGATACGGTATTTCCGGAGCGCAAGGCAGTTTACGGCAGACTCGTCTCCTACAAAACTGATTTGGCCAATTCCCTCACTATTGACGATGGCCTTGCAACAGTAATGAGAGGTCCGAACTCCTATACTGGGGAAGATACTGTTGAGATTAGTCTTCATGGCGGTCCCGTGATCATGAACGAAGCGCTTACAACTATTCTCCGTTGTGGAGCGAGACTTGCCGGCCGGGGAGAATTTACCCGCCGGGCGTTTCTTAACGGCAAGCTTGATCTGGTCCAGGCTGAGGCTGTGATAGATTTGATCATGGCGTCGAACCCATCGTCAGTGGAAGAGGCCAGGGGGCGACTGGACAGGAAACTCTCGGCGGAAATTCTCGAGATTATCGTAGACCTTACGGATCTAGTCGCTGAGATAGAAGCGGGCATTGATTTTGCCGAGGATGTCGAGTTTGAGTTTCCTACGCCTGGGCCTGTCCTTAAAAGGGTCAGAGATAAGATGCTTCGGCTCATAGAATCAGGCGTCGCTGGTAGACGGAGGAGTGAGGGAATAAGGGTGGCGATTGTCGGTAAGCCAAATGTAGGTAAATCTACACTCTTCAACTCGCTTATTAACGAAGACAGAATGATAGCGACGCCGTTTCCAGGCACTACCAGAGACGCAGTGTCGGAAAACATCATCATAGACGGCTTGCTGTTTGAGATCTGCGACACAGCCGGTCTAAGGGACAATCCTGATCCGATTGAGAGTGAAGGAATACGCCGCGCTCTGTCCTGGATGGAAAAGGCGGATATTCTCCTGATGGTCATTGACGCGGGCGCGGCAATCGATAAGGATGACCTTTCGGTTTTTGAATCCTGCAAGGACTCTCCGAGGATACTTGTTCTCAACAAGACCGATTTACCTAATGTTCTGATTGATTTGGACCGCCTTCCCCATTCTTGGCCCGCGCCGTTAAAAATAAGCGCAAAAACCGGGAGGGGCATTGAGAACCTTAAGAAAGTTCTTCATGAACGAGCGACTGAGATTATGTCTTCATCCGGACATTCAACTGCTCTGCGACTGAACCAGAGAAGCCTGCTGCTCGTTGATTCAGCCTTGCGCAAGATCGACCCGGTCTTGGAATCTCTTTCGAGCGGAAACAGTCCAGTCCCTGAGATCCTGTCCCTCGAATTGGCCGGAATATTAAGGGATCTAAGGGAAATCACCGGAGAATGTGTGGACGAAGCCGTGCTTGATCGGATCTTTGAGCGATTTTGTGTGGGAAAGTAA
- the alaS gene encoding alanine--tRNA ligase, protein MTGAELREEFLKYFEAQGHTRVGSSSLIPSGDATLLFTNAGMVQFKGVFTGKEHRRYKRAVTAQKCLRVSGKHNDLENVGQTARHHTFFEMLGNFSFGDYFKEDAIAFAWEFLTKKLSLPKDRLHVTIYLDDDSANGIWKKVLGNGANPIIRLGDKDNFWSMGDTGPCGPCSEIHIDQGERLGCGSPDCGPDCDCDRFLELWNLVFMQYNRDASGRLEPLPRPSIDTGLGLERLAAVIQGKDSNWDSDIFEPIIRKIEKLSGKCRDSGPNETVAIRVIADHSRAAAFLIADGVLPSNEGRGYVLRRIMRRALRYGKRLGLDEPFLYSTASVVVETMATVYPELGTRRALIDEVIKNEEERFLQTLTRGLALFDEEITRLGNSGSLEVPGTVAFRLYDTFGFPRDLTEDLAREAGMVVDHHGFETEMAKQKEMARQAWEGNGSIETTVPWDAVRDLGAVEFTGYERLEDTGAITAILKDGKRIDKTASGDIVSIITDRTPFYGESGGQVGDHGVIAKDGAELEVQDTTRLGSTLIVHKGIVKSGSFAIGDVVSLEVETGIRRSIMANHSATHLLQWALREVLGPHVNQRGSLVEPTRLRFDFTHFSSITDKELERVENLVNERILEDIDVAVLEMPVEKAVEMGATALFGEKYGTDVRVVSVGEFSKELCGGTHASRTGEIGLFKITSEGGIASGVRRVEAVTGMGVISYLRKVENELNQVGSRLRAAKGEVAQKLDKLIEEKKAKDREILDIKQKFARREGSDILEGLKEINGVKVLTHIVEDIHNPKELREYADRIKDKLKSGVALLGAKAEGKAFLLALVTKDLTDRFHAGNIVKRAAESIGGSGGGRPDMAQAGVSDVESLDEAINSAEKFIFP, encoded by the coding sequence ATGACCGGCGCTGAGTTGCGTGAAGAGTTTCTAAAATATTTTGAAGCCCAAGGACACACAAGAGTGGGAAGTTCATCGCTGATTCCCAGTGGAGACGCCACTCTACTTTTTACAAACGCTGGAATGGTTCAATTTAAGGGCGTTTTCACGGGCAAGGAACATAGACGGTATAAAAGAGCGGTCACGGCTCAGAAGTGTCTGCGAGTGAGCGGAAAGCATAACGACCTGGAGAATGTGGGCCAAACGGCGAGGCATCACACGTTTTTTGAAATGCTTGGGAACTTTTCATTTGGAGATTATTTCAAAGAGGACGCCATAGCTTTCGCTTGGGAATTCCTTACAAAGAAGCTTTCTCTTCCCAAAGATCGCCTACATGTTACGATTTATCTGGATGACGATTCTGCTAACGGCATTTGGAAAAAGGTTTTAGGAAACGGCGCCAACCCGATTATCCGTCTGGGTGACAAGGACAATTTTTGGAGTATGGGAGATACCGGTCCGTGTGGTCCATGTTCTGAAATACATATAGATCAGGGAGAGAGACTTGGTTGCGGCTCCCCAGATTGCGGCCCTGATTGTGATTGTGATAGATTCCTCGAACTCTGGAACCTGGTTTTCATGCAATACAATCGAGACGCTTCCGGTCGGCTTGAGCCGTTGCCTCGTCCTTCAATTGACACCGGACTCGGGCTGGAGAGGCTTGCCGCCGTAATCCAGGGTAAGGACAGCAACTGGGACTCAGATATATTCGAGCCTATAATTCGTAAAATAGAAAAACTATCAGGGAAATGCCGTGATTCAGGCCCAAATGAAACGGTCGCCATCAGGGTAATTGCGGATCACAGTAGAGCCGCCGCTTTCCTGATCGCGGACGGAGTACTGCCTTCTAACGAAGGCAGAGGCTATGTCTTGAGAAGGATAATGCGACGGGCCTTGCGTTACGGCAAACGATTGGGACTTGATGAGCCTTTTCTGTACAGCACGGCCTCGGTTGTAGTTGAGACCATGGCCACCGTCTACCCGGAACTCGGAACCAGACGAGCTTTAATAGATGAAGTCATCAAAAATGAAGAGGAACGTTTTCTTCAGACTCTGACACGCGGATTGGCGCTTTTTGATGAAGAAATAACCCGTCTCGGCAATTCCGGGAGTTTAGAGGTTCCTGGAACTGTTGCTTTTCGACTCTATGACACATTTGGTTTCCCCCGAGACCTGACTGAGGACCTTGCCAGAGAGGCTGGAATGGTCGTCGACCATCACGGGTTTGAGACAGAGATGGCCAAACAAAAAGAGATGGCCCGTCAGGCCTGGGAAGGAAACGGAAGTATAGAAACAACGGTCCCCTGGGACGCTGTCAGAGACCTTGGGGCCGTAGAATTTACCGGTTATGAGAGACTTGAAGACACTGGGGCAATTACGGCAATTTTAAAAGACGGCAAAAGAATCGACAAAACTGCGTCTGGCGATATTGTCTCGATCATTACAGACAGGACCCCATTCTATGGTGAATCCGGAGGACAGGTTGGGGACCATGGAGTTATAGCCAAAGACGGAGCGGAACTGGAAGTTCAGGACACTACCAGGCTCGGATCAACACTGATAGTTCACAAGGGAATCGTGAAATCAGGTTCCTTCGCAATAGGAGATGTGGTTTCGCTAGAGGTCGAAACAGGGATAAGAAGGTCAATCATGGCCAATCATTCCGCCACCCACCTCCTCCAGTGGGCTTTAAGAGAAGTTTTAGGACCACACGTCAACCAGAGAGGATCTCTCGTTGAACCCACCAGACTCCGTTTCGATTTCACTCACTTTTCCTCCATAACAGACAAGGAACTGGAGCGAGTTGAAAACCTTGTGAATGAAAGGATCCTTGAAGACATCGATGTCGCAGTCCTGGAGATGCCCGTCGAAAAGGCTGTAGAGATGGGAGCGACTGCTTTGTTTGGAGAGAAATATGGAACTGATGTAAGGGTTGTCTCAGTGGGCGAATTCAGCAAAGAGTTATGCGGTGGGACTCACGCGTCTCGGACTGGAGAGATTGGTCTATTTAAGATCACTTCCGAGGGAGGTATTGCTTCAGGAGTGCGTAGAGTCGAAGCTGTGACTGGAATGGGCGTGATATCATACCTGCGCAAAGTGGAAAATGAATTGAACCAGGTCGGTAGTCGGCTTCGCGCCGCAAAAGGCGAGGTGGCCCAAAAACTGGACAAGCTGATTGAGGAAAAGAAGGCAAAAGATCGAGAGATATTGGATATCAAGCAAAAGTTCGCTCGTCGGGAAGGATCTGATATTCTAGAAGGTTTGAAGGAAATTAATGGTGTCAAGGTACTCACGCACATTGTCGAGGATATCCACAATCCGAAAGAATTGCGAGAATATGCGGACAGAATAAAGGACAAACTCAAATCGGGTGTTGCTTTGTTAGGGGCGAAAGCTGAGGGCAAAGCTTTTCTGTTGGCGCTGGTAACCAAGGATCTTACGGACAGGTTCCACGCAGGGAACATTGTTAAGAGGGCCGCCGAATCTATAGGAGGCTCGGGAGGAGGACGTCCCGATATGGCTCAAGCAGGCGTCTCGGATGTGGAATCGTTGGACGAAGCCATCAATTCAGCGGAGAAATTTATTTTCCCTTGA
- a CDS encoding type II toxin-antitoxin system Phd/YefM family antitoxin has product MKRLTTGNVRKDFAQTLNQVAFGRERIVLNRRGKDVAVLVPIEDLKLLEEIEDTLDTVEIVRRLSDPNEIPIPYETARKEFGAD; this is encoded by the coding sequence ATGAAACGACTAACAACAGGGAACGTTAGGAAGGACTTTGCTCAAACGTTAAACCAGGTAGCCTTTGGCCGAGAACGTATTGTCCTTAATCGACGTGGCAAGGATGTCGCGGTCCTTGTTCCGATCGAAGACCTTAAACTCCTTGAGGAAATTGAAGATACTCTGGACACTGTTGAGATTGTTCGAAGATTGTCGGACCCCAATGAAATCCCAATCCCGTATGAGACAGCTAGAAAAGAATTTGGCGCTGATTGA
- a CDS encoding type II toxin-antitoxin system RelE/ParE family toxin, with protein sequence MNYRIQIIPSALKELIRLPKRNQKRVDFQILSLATQPRPNGAKALIGLEQFYRLRVGDYRIIYKVQDQDLLILVTKIGHRKDVYRGLNKT encoded by the coding sequence TTGAACTACAGGATCCAAATCATTCCTTCCGCCCTCAAAGAACTAATTCGCCTTCCCAAACGCAACCAGAAACGGGTTGACTTCCAAATCCTTTCCCTGGCCACTCAGCCTCGACCGAATGGAGCGAAAGCGCTGATTGGTCTGGAACAATTTTACCGCCTGAGGGTTGGAGACTATCGAATAATTTATAAAGTCCAGGACCAAGATCTCTTGATACTGGTCACAAAAATAGGCCACAGGAAAGATGTTTATCGAGGGCTAAACAAAACGTAG
- a CDS encoding DUF362 domain-containing protein, with translation MSRYNNRREFLRNGLVASAAIAGVSLGIIEPSESLADEYPDLTICNGKDPAIITRQAIDALGGIKRFVKPGAKVLIKPNMSFARGPESGANTNPLVVREVARLCADAGASRISIVDNVLNNPSDCMKLSKIPEFCKEVPNTHVNYVKNERLFRDVAVDRGTQFKKMKVLSDALDADTLIAVPVGKSHGSSGVSMSMKGMMGLIYDRISFHNRYDLHESIVDMVTVLKPHLVVMDGTRILSTGGPGGPGVVIPMDLVIASTDMVAADAQMTALGKWYGKKIQPKQIKHIRIAAERGLGRIDLENLNIKKISV, from the coding sequence ATGTCACGTTACAATAATCGTCGGGAATTTTTAAGAAACGGTTTAGTAGCGTCTGCGGCTATAGCCGGAGTTTCTCTTGGAATCATAGAACCCTCTGAATCTCTTGCGGACGAATACCCGGATCTCACCATTTGTAACGGCAAGGACCCAGCTATTATCACGAGGCAGGCGATTGACGCCTTGGGGGGAATTAAGCGATTTGTGAAACCAGGGGCAAAGGTTCTGATAAAACCGAACATGAGCTTTGCGCGTGGGCCTGAATCGGGAGCCAACACTAACCCGCTGGTAGTAAGAGAAGTCGCCAGATTGTGCGCAGACGCGGGGGCGTCCCGGATCTCGATTGTTGACAATGTTTTGAACAATCCCTCAGATTGTATGAAACTGTCCAAGATTCCGGAATTCTGCAAAGAAGTGCCGAACACACACGTCAATTATGTGAAGAATGAGCGTCTTTTCAGGGATGTTGCCGTTGATCGGGGAACTCAGTTCAAAAAAATGAAAGTACTGTCCGACGCCCTTGACGCTGACACGCTGATAGCGGTTCCCGTAGGAAAATCGCACGGATCGTCCGGTGTAAGCATGTCAATGAAGGGCATGATGGGTCTGATCTATGATCGGATCTCATTTCATAATCGGTATGATCTCCATGAGTCTATCGTCGACATGGTGACCGTTTTAAAACCTCATTTGGTAGTCATGGACGGGACAAGAATTCTGAGCACCGGTGGACCTGGGGGGCCGGGAGTAGTTATTCCAATGGATCTTGTGATAGCCTCAACGGACATGGTGGCTGCGGACGCCCAGATGACGGCCTTGGGAAAATGGTATGGGAAGAAAATTCAACCCAAACAAATTAAACACATCCGAATTGCGGCTGAACGCGGACTTGGAAGAATAGATCTTGAGAATTTGAACATAAAGAAGATCAGCGTTTGA
- a CDS encoding 4Fe-4S dicluster domain-containing protein has product MIRLQRLIQLISLAVFLFFIIWAAYPETLDLPLDTFLKLDPLIAGVTLITSRHVQVGFLLSLLVLLSALVVGRGFCGYVCPMGTTIDGIQGAIYPKSRLRSPRSGYDSRSQYRSIKYYILLITLAAAVGGVSLAFLVAPISLVTRFWGQVAYPIFLSIADVGLDLASPLYKFFPDLAYVQISRRVSNANYFIAGFIFFVSALAIISPRFWCSFLCPAGAMLAILSRRPLIRRSVNSSCTQCGLCVRNCPTTAIGEDPHRTSFQECLVCRRCKEVCPESAISFIPGRDSTATVSTTPNITRRGILLSAFSGLTLAALTRTGWNQPRLLGQERAVTPADLIRPPGAMPEPEFLKLCVRCGLCMKACATNTLQPVWLKAGLEGLFSPTLVPRLAACAVNCAVCGSVCPTGAIRKLPVEEKIQAKIGTAWIDRQNCLVWNQDKKCLVCGEVCPYHAISFQPAQGRKNGVPVVHANRCAGCGWCENKCPVEGAAAVRVSVAGEVRLESGSYIAKAKEYGLEFKVADKNFDKLAPDTFESSGIEEDSTSENGVPTSNKDKLPPGVLDE; this is encoded by the coding sequence TTGATTCGACTTCAGAGATTAATACAGCTAATCAGCTTAGCGGTTTTTTTGTTTTTCATAATCTGGGCGGCGTATCCCGAAACTCTTGATCTACCTCTGGACACGTTTCTCAAGCTGGACCCCTTGATCGCAGGCGTCACCCTCATAACGTCACGTCACGTCCAGGTAGGTTTTCTTTTGTCATTGCTGGTATTGTTGAGCGCTCTGGTAGTTGGGCGGGGGTTCTGTGGGTACGTGTGTCCCATGGGGACAACGATCGATGGGATTCAAGGAGCTATCTATCCCAAGTCAAGACTAAGGTCTCCTCGGTCTGGATATGATTCTAGGTCCCAATATCGCTCAATCAAATATTACATACTGCTAATAACGCTGGCGGCGGCCGTAGGAGGGGTGTCTCTCGCTTTTCTTGTGGCCCCGATTTCTTTAGTTACCCGGTTTTGGGGGCAAGTGGCGTATCCGATTTTCCTGTCAATTGCCGACGTAGGGCTGGATCTAGCTTCCCCCCTTTATAAATTCTTCCCGGATCTTGCCTACGTTCAGATTTCACGCAGAGTTTCCAATGCCAATTATTTCATCGCCGGATTTATATTCTTTGTTTCAGCGCTGGCCATAATCTCTCCCAGGTTCTGGTGTTCATTCTTGTGCCCGGCGGGGGCGATGCTGGCGATACTGTCGAGGAGACCCCTTATTCGTAGGAGTGTCAACTCTTCGTGCACTCAGTGTGGGCTATGTGTAAGAAATTGTCCCACAACAGCGATCGGAGAAGATCCGCATAGGACGAGCTTCCAGGAATGCCTGGTTTGCCGCCGTTGTAAGGAAGTATGTCCCGAGAGCGCAATTTCCTTTATCCCCGGTCGAGATTCTACGGCCACTGTCTCGACTACTCCGAATATTACCCGGAGAGGCATATTACTATCGGCGTTTTCTGGACTAACACTGGCAGCCCTGACTAGAACCGGATGGAATCAGCCTCGTTTATTGGGACAGGAAAGGGCTGTTACCCCGGCTGATTTGATTCGTCCTCCAGGAGCGATGCCGGAACCTGAATTTCTAAAGCTGTGCGTGAGGTGCGGACTATGTATGAAGGCCTGCGCTACAAACACTTTACAGCCTGTATGGCTCAAAGCTGGACTGGAGGGCTTGTTCAGCCCAACGCTTGTTCCAAGGTTGGCCGCTTGCGCTGTCAACTGCGCAGTTTGCGGTTCTGTTTGCCCAACAGGAGCGATCCGAAAGCTGCCCGTGGAGGAAAAGATTCAGGCAAAAATTGGAACAGCTTGGATTGACAGGCAAAACTGTCTCGTCTGGAATCAGGACAAGAAATGTCTGGTGTGTGGCGAGGTTTGTCCTTACCACGCGATTTCTTTTCAACCTGCTCAAGGACGGAAGAATGGCGTGCCTGTTGTACACGCGAATCGATGCGCAGGATGTGGGTGGTGTGAAAATAAGTGTCCCGTCGAAGGGGCGGCGGCTGTTAGGGTCTCGGTTGCAGGAGAGGTGAGACTCGAATCAGGTTCCTATATTGCCAAAGCTAAAGAATATGGATTGGAGTTCAAGGTTGCGGACAAGAATTTTGACAAGCTTGCTCCTGACACATTTGAATCATCCGGGATTGAGGAAGACTCAACGTCTGAAAACGGAGTCCCCACCTCCAATAAGGACAAGCTCCCGCCAGGTGTCCTGGATGAGTGA
- a CDS encoding ribose-phosphate pyrophosphokinase produces MRVGLKIFSGNSNPALAESITKYMGIPIGDATVGHFSDGETQVEFRENVRGMDVFVVQSTCSPVNDNIMELLVMIDALKRASASRVTAVMPYYGYARQDRKVASRAPITAKLVADIITAAGADRVLTLDLHAGQIQGFFDIPVDHLYAGPIMADTIKFDHNGGECVVVSPDAGGVERARAFAKRLGANLAIIDKRRSKPNESVVMNVIGDVVGKDVVLLDDMVDTAGTLVKAAVALGNVGARKIEACCTHSVLSGEAIQRINDSPIENLYITDTIPANDKLERCPKLKVQSVAPLLGEAIGRIHREVSVSELFV; encoded by the coding sequence ATGAGAGTCGGGCTAAAAATATTCAGTGGAAATTCCAATCCTGCGCTGGCCGAGAGTATTACCAAATATATGGGGATACCGATCGGAGACGCTACCGTAGGACACTTCAGCGATGGTGAAACCCAGGTTGAATTCAGAGAAAACGTCCGCGGCATGGACGTTTTTGTCGTTCAGTCAACATGTAGTCCCGTAAATGATAACATAATGGAACTACTCGTTATGATCGACGCCCTGAAGAGAGCCTCCGCCAGTCGCGTCACTGCGGTAATGCCCTATTACGGATATGCCAGGCAGGATCGTAAGGTCGCGTCCAGAGCGCCCATAACAGCCAAACTCGTTGCAGATATCATCACCGCCGCAGGAGCGGACCGCGTGCTCACGCTGGATTTGCACGCTGGGCAGATACAGGGATTTTTTGACATCCCGGTGGACCATTTATACGCCGGACCTATTATGGCGGACACAATCAAGTTCGATCATAATGGTGGTGAATGTGTGGTGGTTTCCCCCGACGCCGGCGGGGTCGAGAGAGCCAGAGCCTTTGCGAAGAGGCTTGGAGCCAATCTGGCCATTATCGACAAACGCCGATCCAAACCCAACGAATCGGTGGTAATGAACGTAATTGGCGATGTTGTAGGGAAGGATGTTGTCCTTTTGGACGACATGGTCGACACAGCCGGAACTCTTGTCAAAGCCGCAGTTGCGCTGGGAAACGTCGGAGCGCGTAAGATTGAAGCGTGCTGCACGCATTCTGTGTTGTCAGGCGAGGCTATTCAACGAATCAATGATTCTCCCATAGAGAATCTGTACATTACAGACACTATTCCGGCAAATGATAAGCTGGAGAGATGTCCAAAACTAAAAGTGCAATCAGTCGCTCCACTTCTTGGAGAGGCGATAGGTCGGATACATCGGGAAGTTTCCGTCTCTGAATTATTTGTTTAA
- a CDS encoding site-specific DNA-methyltransferase — translation MQKHRTTTKAFGVGKRENHDSSSFYGRKLFSSSSVEEERGIEGSAPAEVLDRIFSHSSENMHELPDNSVALMVTSPPYNVGKDYDVDLTLEEYLNLLEKVLGETKRTLMPGGRIAFNVANVGRKPYIPLNSFVAVIASRLGLLMRGEIIWVKGKGSSGSCAWGSWMSAGNPTLRDLHEYVLIFSKDRFDRPNKGKSTISREEFMRATTSVWEIQSESARRVGHPAPFPLGLAERLINLYSFEGDVVLDPFMGSGSSAVAAKKLGRHFVGYEINPEYIDLSHQRLERLVSEIPKQNSRSVA, via the coding sequence GTGCAGAAACACAGAACAACTACTAAGGCCTTTGGGGTAGGTAAACGCGAGAATCACGATTCATCGTCATTTTATGGCCGTAAGCTATTTTCTTCATCTAGTGTAGAGGAAGAAAGGGGAATTGAGGGATCTGCGCCTGCAGAAGTATTGGATCGGATTTTCTCCCATTCTTCCGAGAACATGCATGAACTGCCTGACAATTCTGTCGCTTTGATGGTCACGTCCCCACCGTACAATGTAGGTAAGGATTACGATGTAGACCTTACCCTTGAAGAATATCTGAATCTTCTGGAAAAAGTGCTGGGAGAAACTAAAAGGACGCTCATGCCGGGGGGGCGCATCGCATTCAATGTCGCCAATGTTGGACGCAAGCCCTATATACCTTTGAACTCATTTGTAGCAGTGATTGCTTCCCGTCTCGGTCTGCTGATGAGGGGTGAAATAATCTGGGTGAAGGGAAAAGGATCCAGCGGTTCGTGCGCATGGGGATCATGGATGTCGGCAGGCAACCCTACTCTAAGAGATCTGCATGAGTACGTGCTGATATTTTCTAAAGATCGTTTCGACAGGCCGAATAAGGGAAAATCGACAATCAGTCGTGAAGAATTTATGCGTGCCACCACAAGTGTTTGGGAAATCCAGTCTGAATCAGCCAGGAGAGTAGGGCACCCAGCTCCGTTTCCCCTGGGTTTGGCCGAGCGTTTGATCAATCTTTACAGCTTCGAAGGCGATGTGGTGCTTGACCCGTTCATGGGAAGTGGGTCCTCCGCAGTGGCCGCCAAAAAACTTGGAAGACATTTTGTTGGTTATGAAATTAACCCGGAGTACATTGACCTTAGTCATCAGAGACTTGAGCGGCTCGTGTCAGAAATTCCGAAACAAAACAGTCGATCCGTCGCATAA
- the rsmA gene encoding 16S rRNA (adenine(1518)-N(6)/adenine(1519)-N(6))-dimethyltransferase RsmA, producing MWESKNGYSMAMIRNKIHPKAIFRAKGLAPKKWLGQNLLVDPSYLDMIVDVADLREGDHIIEIGAGLGALTKELARLNVTVWAIEVDAGFFRELELNLSSFPNVKLIHQDVLRFDFRSLAADVGKLKVVANLPYSLSSRIIFTFQENHDIFDFAVVMLQREVAERLVADPGTRDYGALTVLLAATAYSQSLFDVPPEAFYPRPAVTSTMIRIVFPDTPPHNITDHKFFTILVKAAFSSRRKTLRNSLKSLVAHGLPFDRIIEAAGVSGVDLGRRAETLSPEEFVRFSNTFSEMALRYSK from the coding sequence GTGTGGGAAAGTAAGAATGGCTATTCCATGGCTATGATCAGAAACAAGATTCATCCTAAGGCGATCTTCAGGGCAAAGGGGCTTGCGCCGAAAAAGTGGCTTGGCCAGAACCTGCTTGTTGATCCCTCGTATCTCGACATGATCGTGGACGTCGCTGACCTCCGGGAAGGTGATCATATAATAGAAATCGGCGCCGGGCTAGGCGCTTTGACCAAAGAGCTGGCCCGATTAAATGTGACGGTATGGGCAATAGAAGTGGACGCTGGTTTTTTCAGGGAGCTTGAGTTGAATCTTTCAAGTTTTCCCAACGTGAAATTGATCCACCAGGACGTTCTACGGTTTGATTTTCGATCTTTGGCCGCAGATGTCGGCAAGCTGAAAGTAGTGGCAAATCTCCCGTACAGTTTATCCAGCCGCATAATATTTACCTTTCAGGAAAACCATGACATTTTCGATTTTGCGGTGGTGATGCTGCAGAGAGAAGTAGCTGAGCGGCTGGTGGCTGACCCGGGTACGCGGGATTATGGGGCGCTGACGGTTCTCCTGGCCGCGACGGCTTATTCTCAATCCCTTTTCGATGTCCCCCCGGAAGCTTTTTATCCGCGGCCCGCTGTCACTTCCACCATGATTCGCATCGTGTTCCCGGACACTCCTCCGCACAACATAACTGATCACAAATTCTTTACCATCCTGGTAAAAGCCGCCTTTTCATCAAGACGTAAGACACTCCGGAATTCACTGAAGTCGTTAGTAGCGCACGGCTTGCCTTTCGACCGGATTATCGAGGCTGCGGGCGTCTCTGGCGTTGATTTGGGCCGGCGGGCTGAAACGCTCTCTCCAGAGGAATTTGTCAGGTTCTCAAACACTTTTTCAGAGATGGCGCTGCGCTATTCGAAATGA
- a CDS encoding 50S ribosomal protein L25: MNKVTLNAEQRFGTGKGPARRLRAQGKAPAVFYGKKIEPMSLSIHIHDFRKAVEKAGSNPLFDLRIASEGGNELTMLALLKEHQIRPVDGSIVHLDFLQIFMDEPIEVEVPLEFQGKPVGVEKGGLFQTAAKEIKVSCLPADIPDQIVVDVSNLERGHSIHVGEITLPTGVIPAMDLGIALATVAVPKKEEAGEAEAEAAEEPAK; this comes from the coding sequence GTGAACAAAGTCACTCTCAACGCTGAACAGCGTTTCGGAACCGGCAAGGGACCGGCAAGAAGACTAAGGGCCCAGGGTAAGGCGCCTGCGGTTTTTTATGGCAAAAAGATTGAACCAATGAGTCTGTCGATACACATTCATGATTTTCGTAAGGCTGTAGAAAAAGCCGGAAGCAACCCACTTTTCGATTTGCGGATAGCCTCTGAAGGCGGGAACGAATTGACGATGCTGGCTTTGCTCAAAGAGCATCAAATTCGTCCGGTTGATGGCTCCATAGTGCATCTGGATTTTCTGCAGATTTTTATGGATGAGCCCATTGAAGTCGAGGTGCCTTTGGAATTCCAGGGCAAGCCTGTTGGTGTTGAAAAGGGCGGGTTGTTCCAGACAGCGGCCAAGGAAATTAAAGTGTCGTGCCTTCCCGCTGACATTCCTGATCAGATAGTCGTGGATGTTTCAAACCTGGAAAGAGGCCACTCGATTCACGTGGGCGAAATAACGTTGCCCACAGGTGTAATTCCTGCAATGGATCTGGGAATCGCTTTGGCGACAGTGGCTGTTCCGAAGAAGGAAGAGGCGGGCGAAGCCGAAGCCGAAGCCGCCGAAGAACCTGCGAAATAG